Sequence from the Helianthus annuus cultivar XRQ/B chromosome 13, HanXRQr2.0-SUNRISE, whole genome shotgun sequence genome:
ctactgccttttgtcttataagacaattattatggcccataggcactacacctctaatggatgtcttaatatggtcggcccgtaggcactacatctcaaatggatgtttttaatacggttggcccgtaggcactacatctctaatggatgtttttaataatattggcccgtaggcaacgcatcactaatggatgtctttaataattctggcccgtaggcactgcatcactaatggatgttttaatatgttggcccgtaggcaatgcatcactaatggatgtctttataatactggcccgtaggcactacatcactaatggatgttttaatagttctggcccgtaggcactgcatcactaatgaaagttttaatagttctggcccgtaggcactgcatcactaatggatgttttagtattgatcaccttcattggtgatttaacccacgatttataaatcatttagttgggtttgaaatcctttaaaggattattgtataagaatgacgtgcgtgattttaacgaatcacatctgccatgaatgttaacatgcgtacagaggttaacagggaatcagaatcttttcagctaggtcgtaccatcttgactgatcttaaaagaccccaagctaggtttcacccccttaagattctttatttaggcagatcaatgtaaaagaaatggttttgatttatttttatatatattaaaacaaaactcataacatacattccaaaatctcaaatacaattacatattgccctaaacgggtctttcaaataatacatacctccatagaggttttaaaataagtgacaagtccacgcagggactaatataagataggtgtccatgcaaggactaaagataagtccacgtagggactgaaatacgataagttgtccacgcagggacttattttaaagtagaaattacagtagtacaactattaagggctagtggtcacgtttcttctttttgccctttagtaggtttgccaagcccttgagaaatcctcggtggcttttcttctcttcttcgaactctctctccacacgatctagtcgatggagtatttcttcctgttcaggaggagagaatcgtggttgtggcgcttgatgcggaactggaggtatgggaggtattggatacccatgagctgagtaatccggcggtcccatgtttccatgtgctccgtcagggtagcgcgcattatatctagccgacaccacatatgggtcgcgttcatagccatagttgtattgtgcttgtgacggttcaaacgggttgtaagccgttggacctgtgtaagctggtatgggttggtcatacccaaatggtggcgaatttcgtgcagtaggtgcggagttcgcttcttgtataggacttgaaggtccttcttcatgtagtggcggatagtggctactactagaatgtcgaggagtgctgaagtggttaccccctcctcctcgtgtagacatacgagcattggtcctcctacgcctcggcggatcaggtattactggttgtgccggtggcggaggtggtggcgtaactgcctcaaagcgtgaatcctcagagggatcttgtggatgtctcggttgcgatgtctgatgagatggtgtgttgtaccactcatgtcggtcaaacaaggccataaagctgtctgggccttgatattgtggaccatgatatgaagatccatcagatacttctatcggatgcgtgggcgtaccacgagctggttcagttggatcctcatcttcctccatgggatcttcagaaaagtggtcttgaggaccaagcggaacaaatcctgaaggttcctgtatgtagtcagccggattaaactgagctacgtagtatggactagggtcgtcgtagtttcggtgcgataccgaacgttgtagaggtatgaaggaaggttgtgggttgttgggatcattttccgaatttggcccaaaggagtgccggtaggatggcgtcgagctgtgcgaagtggaatgcctcgctggttcgtaaagatctcttcgtcgttgtggctcttcgcttcgtgtcatcgaaggatgtcttgtaccagatggtccagcttcttggtcgtgatgtgtcacgatttctcctcggcctcttcgtccccttcctcttcctcggaatataacaggtggcattttcctgctccaaaacttattaaaaatcaaatcgaaaataaagacaagaaggagtaataatccgaacttgtcctaagttattgtctagactcaagtatgtgcaattgtgtcactgagattaaacacattaggatagtgtttaattcgctcaatgttggctctgataccaacctgtcacaccccgatttccacgtgtctcaccggtgggcccggtgggggattaccgtgacgatgttggcaacaatatagtcaaaccacacaatcatataatgcacagcggaagcataagataaatatatatatttcaacctctggtgataatatcaatgtattacagaagttgaatatccacagtggatcgtaagataaaagtaaagtattgttccattagatactgcaatcaagcttgcgaggcttatcccgacgctagggagctaataccagccaattacgtttaggtacctgcacttaatctttttggggaaaatacgtcagtttacactggtaaatacattcaactgacacatttgaaaatgtttattaaaattgatttgaatgcacaaggcacaaactcttttataacttgggaaaattcataatgatcttgtgaacgttttacatgttcttttatgcgttcagtagtccgggtcgtgccgggttaaagatttatagacacaccacgtttgcgtaaaaccgtagtacagaaaccaacggctacgtcttttagttttaatgtcgacactttataccgggtgtacgcctacaccgggatgtcgatggtcgtggccatttcgtaaaatgatgccgaggatatccgggacaacggtcattaaaccccccaaaggcttataagcaacaaaactgtttaaatgagccgatcatatttaatcaattaaccacctaagcgatggaattatataatgctcaatcaagcggtattaatataccgtaacccaagcccatataggggaaataagtcaaaagtatttacctttgcaagtattaatccttaatttagatcaagtcaccgatagcttttactggggctcctaatctggaacgaaggttttaattaacctcttagaatcctaacggtccttgtattagccgtagcttaaaccggttgattccgatatatagatatggttaattcgcacgaaaaggcgaaaaccgagaatggagtatgatttggacccaacaagttcagagacttgtttttttttatatggGTCAatggttcatactctggattttggggttcaaatagtataatttgacccgtatcggctattgcacgaaaactagttccatgagccgtaccgtgtgcgcaaataggcgaaacggttaaccataagagtcgtacgcttatttcctaagtcaatatgccttaaaagtattctggtatcagtaggataccttccgtaatgcccgtaacgagtttaagttaatattatgccccgtaggggcttttcggtcattttaaagactttaaaagggattttcgagttctacaggaaatctgagtttcccgaacagcttataaagcttaaaatactttatttattatttaaaaccagtagcaactggaatcgggtcaaaagaccttgtagaactcccgttttggccaaaaagggcatattcggtatttaccgaaccgtagccataaccgcaggttatgagcaaggtaaaaattattaaaaatctttaaaattcccaaaatattattttaccacagtgggtaaaagttttggtgacgaaaacttgggttagatgggcgttatgctaattgcgccattaattacaaaactttcttaaaagtgcgccttttagcataactctcattctagacctcggattgacgtgaaactttagggacatgcttataatttagtaagcaaggttttggtccgttcacgtgtccgaaatactcgttttaatttcaaaaggccgttacggtcaacttttaggcgaatgacggaaatgcgctaaagactcggataactcatgaaccgaccacagaggcttataccaacatgtgacctggtcctaagagagtcctagggtatatttatacctcactaaaacgggtcagaaccgaagtcaaagcaaaagtcaaacttatgcgactttcggctccgaaccggttcaatatagtaaatgatcgattcaaacgagcgcaaacaagtttatatacttatcaTCATGTTTTTaggattgtcaaaacaggttccataacatatacattacagattatgcttaaatcgctaaaatagctttctgttgactttttaaccgcacgtttgactcgataattgacatagttagagtggtgatcagggggaaccattttagaggtttaatacccacataaataccaactcataaccatttttgattcgtcataagactgaaccatttgcaagatattgcaatgtcaaccgttagttacgacggttgcgtttatgagctataactatggaaatgcaagaccaaattgattgtgaacgacttacagaagtgtgttcttgattagagaacagaagagaatgctagggagctcttgaaatgatcagttgtaagtgttttgtgttgtgtgatttgttatgcacaaggtgtggctatttatagccaaaggaagcaacttatgatcattacaagcactacaatcagtccagagctgatgggtagatgtcccctaagtgtatgggttgagcatagggtgcccatgccccataattatgtgcatgatcgttcacaagctccaaaagtcaagaaactacaactttctgcatctgggcgtcgtacgcgacccgcatggacattccatgcaactcttacgcgggtcgcctgggatcagaaaatcagacgcgtaatagaggaggctcgcggcccgcctcaacttatgtttaaaccttacgcgggtcgcgtgaggttatattttctgaatttttcaaatcttttataatgattacagaaacgggccattaataacgaaatctttcgtaatgatttgcctgacctttcggatttgaaggggtaactttgcggtttggccctcggttatttaccgataggggcctcatgttaattacccgcattattaagtccccggtttatttattaattgttcaggaagtcttaactttcattattgacgcttttaacctttCTTTTACGAATTCggtcgtaactttctcgtttcatatcgaaacttcgcggattttatatatattattttagtgagtgtataataccgttacaaagtctttgggacgttaaagggtcactcagaggtattattaaacatgttgacacagttaacccctgtagtttgtaatctctcactttcttccgcgttttgtttttgtacgatctataatttattcgtttgaaggtttaagcattatttagggatactatacagtatatttacccttgttgacatttataaccctcgaatttatatactttcaaggtttgtcaaaattagtcctttatttattatagatgccacgtgtaaacgaatgacacgtgttaacacatcaatggacacaaaatttcgaggtgttacaaaatgGCAGTAGGCGAGAAATCGTTAATGCTTCAATCACGTCATCGTATATTTGGAGTACTTGCAAGGTCCTTACGTTAACCAAAAACATGATGTTAACTGTAGGAGCCAACACATCTGATATAGAGGAGATTAAAGCTTTTGCGAATTGGTTGCTCGAGTTGGTGGAGGGAAAAATTGGTGGCAGTGACGATTGTGAGGTGGTTATAGCTATTCCTGAAGATCTGTTAATCAAGTGCTCTGTGGACCCTATGTCAGATTTGATCGACTTTGTATACCCTTCACTTCTTCAACTGTACAAAGATAAAGATTATTTTGCTGAAAGAGCTATATTGGCACCAACAAATGAGGTTGTTCAAGAAATTAATGAAAGATTGCTTGCTTCGTTTCCTGGTGATGAAGTGGAGTATCTGAGTTCTGATAGTATTTGTCAAACTGATCAAGCAAAGAACGAAGCACATGCGAGACTATATTCTCCCGATGTTCTCAATGGTCTTAAAATATCTGGTCTACCTAATCATCGATTAGTCCTTAAAGTCAGTGTACCTGTAATGTTGCTTCGTAATATCGATCAACAAAATGGTTTATGCAACGGTACGTGACTACGAATTACTAAACTTTATAAACGTGTTATAGAGGCTGAGATTATATCCGGAGGAAACATAGGGACAGGAACATTTATTCCACGAATCAGTTTGACACCGTCGGATAAAAGAATTCATATCAAGTTTCAACGACGACAATTCCCCTTAAATGTATGTTTCGCAATGACTATAAACAAAAGTCAAGGACAATCTCTACAAGGGTTGGATTGTATTTGAAATATCCAGTATTTTCACATGGTCAACTTTATGTTGCGTTATCAAGAGTCAAAAGCAGAGCCGGTGTGAAGTTGCTTATACTAGACAAAGATGGGAATGTAACGAGTAAAACAACAAATGTAGTCTACAAGGAAGTTTTTTCCGGGATTTAATAATTTTCTGTTTGTTTCTTCCAATGTATGCGTTTGTACATAATATTACatttcaaagtaaataatatggTTTTGTTTGAAGCCGCGTATTACGCGGGCATTAACCTAGTAATTTTGTATATTGATTTTTCTAATACGTATATTTTTAGCGTTCTTGTAATTTATATGAGCATCTAGAAAATAGAAGATGATATACAAATTAGGTATTGAATGGCAAATAATATAACCATACACGGGATGGATCGGTTTAGAATCGGCTTGAGTTGAGAGAGCTCTTGAGAACtccatttatttttttattttttatatttctgTAAAGATTAGTAACATATAAAACATATTAGAAAAAAAATATCAATTGAGCTGGTGATGGTAGTCGATGGTTGTAGCTAGGTTGTCGAAGAGCTCTTGAGAACtccatttattattttatttcttaCGCGCCTAGACAACTAATTTCATAGGCAGATGAGCTGGTGGTGGTTGTCGATGGTTATAGGTAGGTGATCGCGGTTTGCAATGACATAGGGGTAGCGGTAGACCGTGATTGGCAGAGGAGAGGGGTAGGTGATTGCGGTTTGCAATGACATAGAGGTAGCGGTAGACCGTGATTGACAGAGGAGAGGGAGTCGAATTGTTAGGTGTGTGTTAATacatttatttactttttttaataattattttattattataattataattatattataaaacCAATTAAATCATAAGGGCCACAAATAGTAATGTCATTTTATCTTAAACAAAAAGTGTATGTAAAACAAACGATAAATAGATATAAAATCCAAAACCCAGATATAGTTTTGACGTGTAAAAAAACATTAACTTTGCTAAAACGTGTAAAAACCATTCTTAACTTAGATTAAATGTAGGAGTCTCTTTATACAACTTATGCAAAATAATTTTCCACCATAGCATATCTCAGATATAGTGTTGTCAAGTCAGGGCCGGctcaaaattttctaaatttttctagGCCTAAAGCGGATAGTAAAATTTGGGCCCTTTTTGTAAACCAAAAAAATTGCTATGGATCCTATTATTCATATATCATCTTTGTATACGCATAATTATAGATTATAAACATCAATGTTAACAATCTCAAAGCCAAAATTACCAACgtataatatattttcttagaatttGAGCCCTTAGGAAAATGGAGGCCTAAAGCTCTTGCTTTATTTCACTCCCCCTTGAGCCGGCCCTGTGTCAAGTATACACTATGTGTAATAAACCAGGGATTCTATGCAAAACACTATATGCTTTGAGAATACATAAAACaaaattaactttttatttttacaaattaTAAAGTTTAGCTTAGAAGTTGTGTAAATGTGGTGTTTATTGATCTCATTTAAGATATGaactttttatttttacaaattaatttgatgtttgtttttatatataatctacGCATTTATAGGTTATATGATGTTACACATAAACGAtacaaaactgaaaaaaaaaaaagatatgaaCAAATCATTTGGATGGTTTTGCGTAACTTATGCATATGCATCTAGAAGTtacaaaattgaaaaaaatacGAATCGCTGATGACATTTTTTAACGGCAAACTAACAAACGTCTACAACTACAACTACTACTTCTAAATTACACTATATGCCCGAATGAAACTTGAACCTTTATCACTTTAAAAGAAAAACTAACAACTTAATACCATTAAACTACATTAACTTTGCTAACAAAAGTTAAAAAATGGTTTAAATTTGTTCTTTATGTTTTCGTTTAAACTTGGTGTTACACAGGTCTGGTCAAACATCATGTTTATAAATAATACATAAAGGATCTTGGCTTGAAACTTGTGGAAAGGAGTATAAAGTAAATTGAATTCAATAAAGAAAAGGCGAAAACAAGAATAAGAAGAAAAGTTTTTACATGTTACCAAAAGAGGTTTCGAGAAGCAGGACATGTTCGAGGGTGACAAGACATATGTGTGGCTCACATGACGGGGCCACGTGTGGTCATTTGCTTTTTTtaatttaactaaaataaaatgacaaattagatttaaataatctcaactttcTTAATTTAGCTAATAATCTCAACACGGTTATTTACCGATAATAATCCGCTGTTAAAAGTAGCTTAATGGAATTAAGTTTTTTTTCCAAGTTACTAATCGATGTTTTAGAGATTTTGATCAGAACAATGATacgagtcgatttatgtaaaacttatcttgaaacggtgctccaaacggcttgatttttgttaattggaagtttaagcacccgaattgaagcaccgttttcgtcgtttggggcagtatttcgagaTAAATTTTACctcaatcaactcgtatcctcgttctactcaaaagccctaaaacattggtttgtaattcggaaaaaaacttaactccgttaagctattttaaatGCAGACTATGTGGACCAATTCGAATTATTATCGGcgaataactgagttgggattattatcgggcAAATTAAaaaagttgagattatttaaatccaatttgccaaataaaatgtttgtgttttaattttttggGCTATGTTAGATATGTTAATATGCGCGACTTATAAGGTAATACAATCAAATTAAGTTTAGGTTTTACTCGGGTATGAAAACAGCATATCTTAAATGAATGCTATGTAAAAAAAATATTCACATATCTACGTGTGACATTAAGAAACACGTTTTCTATATCACGTACTAGTCAGGTTACTTAAATTTGATTTGCATCTGATCACTTAATTTGCGTACCGTCTAACAAACATGGATGTACGCGAATTCTATATCTAAACCACATATCACAATAACAAATTTCAAACGCCTAAATAAGTTTCTATTCAATGGCAATagtaatattatatatatatatataggggagggttatcttgagaacgttaaatattgcgagaaaaccgtgagaacgaatgaaaaaaccaatcaaaaccagtttttttttaatacaaacctcattgtaattaagatataacatcaaaacaagaatttataacatcaaataattcatttctcctttcaaaatcactctttttagattttttacacatgtgtaaatataacagatttacacatgtgtaaatggcaaacttacacatgtgtaaattttatttatttacgaattcacgtaaatttaaacgtgtaaattaaatttctaacgttgtattcgaataataatgataagtgtagaaaacaaattttgaatttgaattgtttttgatcAAGTTCTCAtgattttttcatttgttctcacggttctcacaatatttagcgttctcatttaaaccctcccctatatatatatatatatatatatatatatatatatatatatatatatatataggggaccgctagaatgagaaccaccccgagttgtaagaaccacgagaaccgcgacccgcgggtggccgttgaccacgaaattttttttacacctagatccgtatatattaagaccgggtgtaaattttgggttcaaacggcgcgcccgagggggtagttttttacgcccaaagtttgggtttttttaatttttttaatttttctttttttttttaaccaaactttgggcgtaaaaaactaccccctcgggcgtgccgtttgaacccaaaatttacacccggtcttaaaatatacggatctaggtgtaaaaaaaatttcgtggtcaacggccacccgcgggtcgcgattctcgtggttcttacaactcggggtggttctcattctagcggtcccctatatatatatatatatatatatatatatatatatatatatatatatatatatatactcaaaACACCATAGTAAAAAAAAATCTCTTAAGGGATATATACTTAAACACCATATTATGTAACATACCTGATACCCCTTTACTATGTATATGATACGTACAATTTAAAGATATTTGAGCAAATGATGTAGATACGAAGATACGTATGAAAATACACAAAACTTAATATTGTACGTGAGTATCATACACATATGTATCTACTTCGAAGTTACTTGAGTAAAAGTTTATTAGTATACTCGCCTAATATGTTTATGTACCATCGTCGTGTTGTAACACAATTCGTATAACTATAACAATATAATGATTTTAACATCTATCATTTGAATATAACACACTAAAGAATATAACTACGtactcacaaaaaaaaaaagtatctTTGTATGACAACATAACCTTGTGCTCACGTGTTCTTTAAATAGTATGTAGATTGAAAATTTAACGTATTAATGTAATAGTACGCTTTACAAATGTGAGAAATAGAAGATGTTTAATTAGTATACTATAATAAAAGATAAATCTTTTTCAACAAGGAGTTTCACTTGTTAAAACCCCAAGTGAAAACTATTTGTTCTTGTAGAGAAACAATAA
This genomic interval carries:
- the LOC110901902 gene encoding uncharacterized protein LOC110901902 codes for the protein MMLTVGANTSDIEEIKAFANWLLELVEGKIGGSDDCEVVIAIPEDLLIKCSVDPMSDLIDFVYPSLLQLYKDKDYFAERAILAPTNEVVQEINERLLASFPGDEVEYLSSDSICQTDQAKNEAHARLYSPDVLNGLKISGLPNHRLVLKVSVPVMLLRNIDQQNGLCNEAEIISGGNIGTGTFIPRISLTPSDKRIHIKFQRRQFPLNVVPALGNLKALSRLSLLGNLQKTE